One segment of Sulfobacillus thermosulfidooxidans DSM 9293 DNA contains the following:
- a CDS encoding helix-turn-helix transcriptional regulator: MYYSLDPPKVLIGLRFTVPILCFAELINLSRDIWPAIGIGTLALIDVLWCIWQLHRSTAIVNSCVRDILYALAFYILYLSSPNVPGLILAPIAIAEGAYWFATFNIQLVGAGFLLIGFRMWSLHHLMHTFPHPNWPIIMTLLLVISSLFGYLIRQLSESHRKLQHLYDNSLIAINEFVSTLDAHVDQSLTPDLLTGDAHLVKERSHDLALALKQELAPPITVPSVLTPREQEVLNLMAQDYSYRTIAHLLHVSPGTVRAHVASIYRKADAHNKEEALTWAKHCGLIPS; this comes from the coding sequence ATGTATTACAGTCTCGATCCCCCGAAGGTCCTTATCGGTTTACGATTTACGGTTCCCATCTTATGTTTTGCGGAATTAATTAATCTATCGCGGGACATTTGGCCAGCCATCGGTATTGGTACACTGGCATTAATTGATGTTCTCTGGTGTATATGGCAACTTCACCGCAGTACAGCAATCGTCAATTCTTGTGTTCGGGATATTCTATATGCTTTGGCCTTCTATATTCTCTATCTCTCCAGTCCCAATGTCCCCGGTCTAATTCTGGCTCCCATCGCCATCGCAGAAGGGGCCTATTGGTTTGCAACATTCAATATCCAACTCGTCGGCGCAGGCTTTCTCTTGATTGGATTCCGTATGTGGTCTTTACATCACTTAATGCATACTTTTCCCCATCCGAACTGGCCTATTATCATGACGCTACTTCTCGTCATATCCAGTCTTTTTGGCTATCTCATCCGTCAGCTCAGTGAAAGTCATAGAAAACTTCAACACCTATACGACAACAGTCTCATAGCAATAAACGAATTTGTGAGCACCCTAGATGCACATGTGGATCAGTCCTTAACCCCGGATCTGCTTACCGGTGATGCGCACCTTGTCAAAGAACGTTCACACGATCTCGCTCTCGCCCTGAAGCAAGAACTAGCACCCCCCATAACCGTGCCTTCTGTATTAACACCGCGTGAACAGGAAGTATTAAACTTGATGGCGCAAGATTATTCTTACCGCACAATTGCGCATCTTCTTCATGTCAGTCCCGGGACGGTACGAGCCCATGTGGCCAGCATTTACCGCAAGGCTGATGCTCATAATAAAGAAGAAGCATTAACTTGGGCCAAACACTGCGGATTAATTCCTTCTTGA
- a CDS encoding helix-turn-helix transcriptional regulator — protein sequence MIWSNGACFVVNSQFAIEHWNDSLSQFTGMTESEVLHRPCHEVFAAQLFTGMDFCQKSCPLVTEAGHTADQPMFVIIPTRYMGQQLVQIHFAIWDDPLTIIHWIQPVNRDFKPANPLTPRQQQIFTLLAQGLTRREIAQHLNISLSTVNTHIRRVCEMWEAPTERHALTRFMRMQGSNPDNSFPSSSS from the coding sequence ATGATTTGGAGTAATGGAGCCTGCTTTGTGGTGAACAGTCAGTTTGCTATTGAGCATTGGAATGACAGTCTGAGTCAATTTACAGGGATGACGGAAAGTGAAGTATTACACCGGCCTTGTCATGAGGTATTTGCTGCGCAGTTGTTTACTGGCATGGATTTTTGCCAGAAATCCTGTCCTCTCGTAACAGAAGCCGGACATACGGCCGATCAACCCATGTTCGTGATCATCCCGACGCGTTATATGGGACAGCAATTAGTACAAATCCACTTTGCCATCTGGGATGATCCGTTAACCATCATTCACTGGATCCAACCGGTCAATCGCGATTTTAAACCGGCGAACCCCTTAACCCCTCGTCAACAGCAAATCTTTACATTATTAGCTCAAGGACTAACGCGCCGAGAAATTGCTCAACATTTAAACATCTCGTTAAGCACTGTTAACACGCATATTCGACGAGTATGTGAGATGTGGGAGGCACCAACAGAACGCCATGCACTGACACGATTTATGCGGATGCAGGGAAGCAACCCTGACAACTCTTTCCCTTCGTCTTCATCTTAA
- a CDS encoding LuxR C-terminal-related transcriptional regulator, with protein MIKSNIPHFMVDENWQITACDSTVAEWMGHSVEDVVGKSCFDMVDGHNLDGSSFCRPVCPLTTASRHALTINPVMILNNPHNPRQIVRVHYVILDNPKGILHFVRPLHDPNKSSRTLTKNQLQLVQGLAMGLTHRQIAEQNHIALSTVTTQLKRIRRTLSCASDRHLVTWYWNQDQH; from the coding sequence GTGATTAAAAGCAATATTCCGCATTTTATGGTCGATGAAAACTGGCAAATCACGGCGTGTGACAGCACTGTAGCAGAATGGATGGGGCACAGTGTGGAGGACGTTGTTGGTAAGTCGTGTTTTGACATGGTGGATGGTCATAATCTTGACGGATCGTCTTTTTGCCGGCCGGTATGCCCGCTGACCACTGCGAGCCGCCATGCATTGACCATTAATCCGGTCATGATTTTGAATAATCCTCATAACCCGCGTCAAATTGTTCGGGTGCATTATGTCATCTTAGACAACCCCAAGGGAATTTTGCATTTTGTGCGTCCTCTCCATGATCCGAATAAATCTTCGCGGACACTCACCAAAAACCAGCTGCAATTAGTTCAAGGATTGGCTATGGGTCTTACTCACCGTCAAATTGCGGAACAAAACCATATTGCGTTAAGTACGGTGACCACACAACTTAAGCGCATTCGGCGCACGTTATCTTGTGCATCGGACCGACATTTGGTCACGTGGTATTGGAATCAAGATCAACATTAG
- a CDS encoding helix-turn-helix domain-containing protein has translation MDEKLCVPKRKWTKENIVNAIKDRARHNRPMNSFAVRQEDEGLWQAAKRHFGGWKEALNEAGISVDSPVSPRSRARAGTWSREIIITRIQQYRDQGSHLAAHQMQKIDNRLVSAAGYYFGSWAKALEAAGVNADAVRFSVPWSAERVKMLIIDAKNSGADLSDRSIRFWNRALYRAACEHFGSWEAAVQSALQTSNMEMKWNSERVKRLIYDYFIHGFSLNEAFRYHPRLSHAVIHHYGSLENLATELNLPQSFISRTATSQAQARQLKAWRLERGLSQEDVAKALDLSPLMVETYENAKIAIPWDVYWKWATLTGKRRQAFKALFASHKKHTAHVYAHASIKWGGRRRFSSNSLCFVVDPAGRIRHWGKNLTRITGIHPKDSEGHPCSDIVHTYLEPGQPYCGKTCPVKPGPLGDEPPIVHWQHPLGPKVRMHMMTDTLGWTTHWIEPVPDEFTRI, from the coding sequence GTGGACGAAAAACTTTGTGTCCCGAAACGGAAATGGACCAAAGAAAATATTGTGAACGCTATCAAAGACCGTGCTAGGCACAACCGCCCGATGAACTCTTTCGCGGTGCGCCAAGAGGATGAAGGGCTGTGGCAAGCGGCCAAACGTCATTTTGGCGGGTGGAAAGAAGCTTTAAACGAGGCAGGAATATCGGTGGATTCCCCGGTGTCCCCGAGATCGCGGGCGCGAGCTGGGACGTGGTCCCGGGAGATTATCATCACACGCATTCAGCAATACCGTGATCAAGGCAGTCATCTTGCGGCACATCAAATGCAGAAGATTGATAACCGGTTGGTTTCGGCAGCAGGATATTATTTTGGTTCATGGGCCAAGGCTTTAGAAGCCGCCGGCGTCAATGCTGACGCCGTGCGGTTCTCTGTCCCTTGGAGTGCTGAGCGGGTTAAAATGCTTATTATTGATGCCAAAAACTCCGGTGCAGATTTATCGGATCGCTCGATTCGCTTTTGGAACCGAGCTCTGTATCGCGCAGCCTGTGAGCATTTTGGATCATGGGAAGCTGCGGTCCAAAGCGCGCTACAGACTAGCAATATGGAGATGAAGTGGAATAGCGAACGGGTCAAGCGCTTAATTTATGATTACTTTATTCATGGTTTCTCACTTAACGAAGCATTTCGCTACCATCCAAGACTTTCTCATGCTGTCATTCATCATTATGGGAGTCTCGAGAATTTAGCAACAGAATTGAATTTGCCGCAATCATTCATTAGTCGAACAGCAACCAGTCAAGCCCAAGCCAGACAACTTAAGGCCTGGCGATTGGAGAGGGGATTATCCCAAGAAGATGTTGCTAAAGCGCTTGACCTCTCTCCCTTGATGGTTGAGACCTATGAAAATGCTAAAATTGCGATTCCCTGGGACGTTTATTGGAAATGGGCTACACTTACAGGGAAACGCCGTCAAGCGTTCAAGGCATTATTCGCCAGCCATAAGAAGCACACTGCGCACGTCTATGCCCATGCGTCCATCAAGTGGGGCGGGAGGCGACGGTTTTCGAGTAACAGTTTATGTTTTGTTGTGGATCCGGCGGGAAGGATCCGCCACTGGGGTAAAAATCTGACGAGGATCACTGGAATTCATCCAAAAGACAGTGAAGGGCACCCGTGTTCTGACATCGTCCATACCTATTTGGAGCCGGGTCAACCTTACTGTGGCAAAACGTGTCCGGTAAAACCGGGACCATTAGGCGATGAGCCGCCTATTGTGCACTGGCAACATCCTTTGGGTCCGAAAGTGCGGATGCATATGATGACCGACACATTAGGATGGACGACTCATTGGATTGAACCGGTGCCAGACGAATTTACGAGAATATGA
- the tnpA gene encoding IS66 family insertion sequence element accessory protein TnpA, with protein sequence MTHEEHEALQEVWAERVADFQASGQTRPQWAAAHGVTVHQLAYWLRKFRAATQHAAPPAWVAWPSPTATNPGATLIVRIGPAEIRVGPDFDPPLFQAVVRALSS encoded by the coding sequence ATGACACACGAGGAACACGAAGCGTTACAGGAAGTTTGGGCAGAACGGGTAGCGGACTTTCAGGCGAGTGGTCAAACGCGGCCGCAATGGGCCGCAGCCCATGGAGTGACCGTTCATCAATTAGCGTATTGGCTCCGCAAATTCCGGGCAGCGACTCAGCATGCCGCACCACCCGCTTGGGTGGCGTGGCCGTCGCCAACGGCGACGAACCCGGGGGCCACATTGATCGTCCGCATCGGTCCGGCAGAAATTCGGGTCGGTCCCGATTTCGATCCGCCCTTGTTTCAAGCGGTTGTCCGGGCTCTGTCGTCATGA
- the tnpB gene encoding IS66 family insertion sequence element accessory protein TnpB (TnpB, as the term is used for proteins encoded by IS66 family insertion elements, is considered an accessory protein, since TnpC, encoded by a neighboring gene, is a DDE family transposase.): MYLAVGATDLRKSIDSLAALVHSTFHLDPCSAALFVFCNRERNKLKILEWADHGFWLHYFRLERGHLAWPMTATTSPQAITLRQLQWLLDGLSLEQPAAYQALRHRHVL; the protein is encoded by the coding sequence GTGTATTTAGCGGTGGGGGCGACCGATTTGCGGAAATCCATTGACAGTTTGGCTGCCTTGGTCCACAGTACCTTCCACTTGGATCCCTGTAGTGCGGCGCTCTTTGTCTTTTGCAATCGGGAGCGCAACAAACTGAAAATTTTGGAATGGGCCGATCATGGCTTTTGGCTCCATTACTTCCGGTTGGAACGCGGCCACTTAGCGTGGCCGATGACGGCCACGACCTCGCCCCAGGCCATTACGCTGCGCCAATTGCAGTGGCTTCTGGATGGACTATCCCTGGAACAACCCGCAGCGTATCAAGCCTTGCGTCATCGGCATGTCCTCTGA
- the tnpC gene encoding IS66 family transposase, with product MMSSERTVEQWAAEVARLEHQIAELQQRVQWYEEQFRLAKHRQFGASQERSDAHQLHLFNEAETLAGSPMDAAQETITYTRKKKTAGQRELALAHLPVERITYVLPEGDRVCDTCHGPLHAMSQEIRRELQVIPAQVKVIEHVQEVYACRQCERDALTTPIKTAPMPRPVYPGSLASPSLLAFTLHQKFTEHLPLYRQEQEWARLGVPLSRQTLANWVIYAAHTWLKPVYRTLKHSLVQQDIVQADETTLTVLHETGRRAEQKSYMWLYRTGREGPPIVLYEYQPGRQGAYARQFLTGFRGYLQCDGYVGYREVPDATLIGCWAHARRYFVEALQTLPPAARDGPSAIRDGLEFCNAIFRIERDLRDVSAADRHTARHARSRPVLARFAQWLRRQKRHTLPHSPLGKAVTYCLNQWKPLTRFLEDGRLEVDNNRSERAIKPFVTGRKNWLFANTPRGAQASAITLSLIQTAKENGLEPRAYLQYLFEQLPQRDLSNAASWADCLPWSPTLPAHVRTPANPATP from the coding sequence ATGATGTCATCCGAACGTACCGTCGAACAATGGGCCGCCGAAGTCGCCCGTCTAGAACACCAAATAGCCGAACTGCAGCAGCGCGTGCAATGGTATGAAGAACAGTTTCGCTTAGCCAAACATCGTCAATTCGGGGCCTCCCAAGAACGGTCTGATGCCCACCAACTGCACCTTTTTAACGAAGCGGAAACGCTGGCGGGATCGCCGATGGATGCTGCCCAAGAAACCATCACGTATACGCGCAAGAAAAAGACGGCGGGACAGCGCGAATTGGCCTTAGCTCATCTGCCCGTGGAGCGCATTACCTACGTTCTTCCGGAGGGTGACCGGGTCTGTGACACCTGTCACGGCCCCCTGCATGCGATGAGCCAGGAAATCCGTCGAGAGTTACAAGTCATTCCCGCGCAAGTCAAAGTCATCGAACATGTCCAAGAGGTTTACGCGTGTCGGCAGTGTGAGCGCGACGCGCTCACCACGCCTATCAAAACGGCTCCGATGCCCCGCCCGGTCTATCCCGGAAGTCTGGCGTCCCCGTCCCTTTTGGCTTTTACCCTCCACCAAAAATTTACCGAACATCTGCCTCTGTATCGGCAGGAACAGGAGTGGGCACGCCTTGGCGTGCCGTTGTCCCGTCAGACCTTAGCCAACTGGGTTATTTATGCCGCGCACACGTGGCTCAAACCCGTCTATCGGACGTTGAAGCACTCCTTGGTTCAGCAGGATATCGTGCAAGCGGATGAAACGACGCTGACCGTACTCCATGAAACGGGCCGCCGGGCCGAGCAAAAATCCTATATGTGGCTCTATCGAACGGGACGAGAGGGTCCCCCGATTGTGCTCTATGAGTATCAGCCGGGACGGCAGGGAGCCTATGCGCGACAATTTCTGACGGGATTTCGGGGTTACTTGCAATGTGACGGCTATGTCGGCTATCGCGAGGTCCCAGATGCCACGCTGATCGGCTGTTGGGCGCATGCACGACGGTATTTTGTTGAGGCCCTGCAAACGTTGCCGCCGGCGGCCCGCGACGGCCCGAGCGCCATTCGGGACGGACTCGAATTCTGCAACGCGATCTTCCGCATCGAACGGGATCTGCGGGATGTCTCCGCGGCGGATCGGCACACCGCGCGGCACGCGCGGAGTCGCCCGGTTTTGGCTCGCTTTGCGCAATGGTTACGTCGGCAAAAACGGCACACCCTGCCCCACAGTCCCTTGGGCAAGGCGGTGACCTATTGCCTGAATCAATGGAAACCGCTGACGCGATTTCTCGAGGATGGACGACTCGAGGTAGACAACAACCGCAGTGAACGGGCCATCAAACCCTTTGTGACGGGCCGCAAAAACTGGCTCTTTGCCAACACGCCGCGCGGAGCGCAAGCCAGCGCGATCACCTTGAGTCTCATTCAAACCGCCAAAGAAAACGGCTTGGAACCGCGTGCTTATCTCCAATATCTCTTCGAACAATTGCCGCAACGCGACCTCTCGAACGCCGCCAGCTGGGCCGACTGCCTGCCCTGGTCGCCGACGCTCCCGGCCCACGTCAGAACTCCTGCCAATCCGGCAACCCCTTAA
- a CDS encoding IS110 family transposase — protein MAKHSVEQSDGRKQGLGVGGIDVAKDWHYVQWLDTNGRPVGKAFRFANTRAGFEAMWERRPSEEVRVGMESTGHYWVGLAHWLRAHGAEVVLVQPAHVHRLKELDDNTPTKTDAKDARVIARLVYDGRWFRWEPRGGALAQLATLAVTRRQHHQDVMRWRARIAGWIHQYFPEFFTVFKAWDGKAALTTLDTLPTPDLVLAQSVDAIADQFKAATTHRVGAKRAHALHQAAVDSIGIPVGRATARLQLASYLRSWRAALAAQTAIEAAQAAILEDWTPAQPLFSIPGFGPQVIATVLGELGDLSRFADARQAQKMAGLNLTQTSSGHRQGPTHIAKRGRPAARAVLYQAACVAVAKDPQWKAWYQSLTRRAAHPLAPKAAMVAVATKLLRVAWACMKHGQAYDAARLFPLGEVSTAA, from the coding sequence ATGGCTAAGCACAGTGTAGAGCAGAGCGACGGAAGAAAGCAAGGACTGGGGGTGGGCGGCATCGACGTGGCGAAGGACTGGCATTATGTGCAATGGCTGGACACGAACGGGCGGCCTGTCGGTAAAGCCTTTCGGTTCGCCAATACCCGTGCGGGATTTGAGGCGATGTGGGAGCGGCGGCCGTCCGAGGAGGTCCGCGTTGGCATGGAGTCCACCGGGCACTATTGGGTTGGGTTGGCCCATTGGCTCCGTGCGCACGGCGCGGAGGTGGTGCTGGTGCAGCCGGCTCACGTCCATCGACTCAAGGAATTGGATGACAATACCCCGACCAAGACCGACGCCAAGGATGCCCGGGTTATCGCCCGACTCGTCTATGATGGCCGGTGGTTCCGGTGGGAGCCGCGCGGCGGCGCGCTGGCCCAGCTGGCCACGTTGGCGGTGACGCGTCGGCAGCACCACCAGGACGTCATGCGATGGCGAGCGCGCATTGCCGGCTGGATCCATCAATACTTTCCGGAATTCTTCACGGTCTTCAAGGCGTGGGATGGGAAAGCGGCGCTGACGACGCTGGATACGCTCCCGACGCCGGACTTGGTGTTAGCGCAGTCCGTGGATGCGATAGCGGACCAGTTTAAGGCCGCCACCACACATCGCGTCGGCGCTAAACGCGCCCACGCCTTGCACCAGGCCGCCGTGGACTCCATTGGGATTCCCGTAGGCCGGGCGACTGCGCGTCTCCAACTCGCCTCCTATCTTCGGAGTTGGCGCGCGGCGCTCGCCGCGCAAACGGCCATTGAAGCCGCGCAAGCCGCCATTTTAGAGGACTGGACTCCTGCTCAGCCGTTATTCAGCATTCCGGGATTCGGGCCCCAGGTCATTGCCACGGTGTTGGGCGAGTTGGGGGACTTGTCCCGATTCGCCGATGCGCGCCAAGCGCAGAAAATGGCGGGACTCAATCTCACCCAAACCAGCTCGGGACACCGCCAAGGCCCAACGCATATTGCCAAACGGGGACGTCCCGCCGCGCGTGCCGTGCTGTATCAGGCCGCGTGCGTCGCGGTGGCCAAGGATCCCCAGTGGAAGGCCTGGTATCAGTCGCTCACCCGACGGGCGGCGCATCCGCTCGCCCCGAAAGCCGCCATGGTGGCGGTCGCGACGAAGCTCCTCCGGGTGGCCTGGGCGTGCATGAAGCACGGACAGGCGTATGATGCGGCGCGACTGTTCCCCCTGGGGGAGGTGTCGACCGCCGCGTAA
- a CDS encoding IS110 family transposase, giving the protein MDSVLYVGIDTSLGAHVVCAMAADGQVVARTTVPNDQAGAEQFVAWLHPHAAPYARLAIGVEATSVYHVPLMEWLTQTPDLQRWQPTWYVLNPKVVQKFRETYVDRGKTDRADAALIADVMRFGRVTPWTPPDPRYAALQVLTRHRRQLSHLITQEKNRALVQLLCLGAVCPYGGAVFLERLWGSVANRVGTLHARYAGSHPAGGSGGGNRGGRSPTAESAR; this is encoded by the coding sequence ATGGATAGCGTGTTGTACGTCGGTATTGACACCAGTCTCGGGGCTCACGTCGTCTGCGCGATGGCGGCGGATGGCCAGGTCGTCGCGCGGACGACCGTCCCCAACGATCAGGCGGGGGCCGAGCAATTCGTCGCCTGGCTGCACCCCCACGCCGCGCCGTACGCGCGGCTGGCCATTGGCGTCGAGGCCACGTCCGTGTACCATGTGCCGCTGATGGAATGGCTGACGCAAACCCCCGACTTGCAGCGGTGGCAACCCACCTGGTACGTCCTCAATCCGAAAGTCGTCCAGAAATTCCGAGAGACCTATGTGGATCGGGGCAAAACCGATCGAGCGGATGCCGCCCTGATTGCGGATGTCATGCGGTTTGGGCGCGTCACGCCCTGGACCCCGCCGGATCCGCGCTATGCGGCGTTGCAGGTCTTGACCCGCCATCGTCGGCAGCTGAGCCACCTCATCACCCAAGAAAAAAATCGCGCGTTGGTGCAATTGTTGTGTCTGGGGGCAGTATGCCCATACGGAGGAGCCGTTTTTCTCGAACGTCTTTGGGGTAGCGTCGCAAACCGTGTTGGAACGCTACACGCCCGATACGCTGGCAGCCATCCCGCTGGCGGATCTGGTGGCGGAAATCGCGGCGGCCGGTCGCCAACGGCTGAAAGCGCCCGATGA
- a CDS encoding IS110 family transposase → MAEIAAAGRQRLKAPDDIAQTLHRLARRAFRLHPDEQDARHQSLVLHLDTIRALEHQQQALDKVIARDMQAFRQTLTTIPGIGPVYGAGLLAEIGPIERFPSENALAKYAGLTWRPHQSGNFDADIRPLTRTGNVYLRYYFIEAAERVRVRDPQFKAFYEKKYHEATHHAHKRALVLTARKLVGVVYGMLTRGQIYDERKLMPH, encoded by the coding sequence GTGGCGGAAATCGCGGCGGCCGGTCGCCAACGGCTGAAAGCGCCCGATGACATTGCGCAGACCTTGCACCGCTTGGCGCGGCGCGCCTTTCGGTTGCATCCGGACGAGCAGGACGCGCGGCACCAAAGCTTGGTCCTGCATTTGGACACCATCCGGGCCTTGGAACATCAACAACAGGCGCTGGACAAAGTGATTGCCCGTGACATGCAGGCGTTTCGCCAAACCCTGACCACGATTCCGGGGATTGGTCCGGTCTATGGCGCGGGCCTCTTGGCCGAAATCGGTCCCATCGAACGATTTCCGTCGGAAAATGCCTTGGCCAAATATGCGGGGCTGACCTGGCGCCCGCATCAATCGGGGAATTTTGATGCCGACATCCGTCCGCTGACGCGGACGGGGAACGTCTATTTGCGGTACTACTTCATCGAAGCGGCGGAGAGGGTCCGGGTGCGGGACCCGCAGTTCAAAGCCTTTTACGAGAAGAAGTACCACGAAGCCACGCACCACGCGCATAAGCGGGCGTTGGTCTTGACGGCACGCAAGTTGGTCGGCGTGGTCTACGGGATGCTGACCCGGGGCCAAATCTACGACGAAAGGAAGTTGATGCCGCACTAA